Proteins from a single region of Pseudomonas ekonensis:
- a CDS encoding YgdI/YgdR family lipoprotein: MGIKTKLLGASLAAALLALAGCSTPTVVTLQNGTQYLTKDMPETKTKDGFYEFEDISGAKIKVRGDEVATVRKQD; the protein is encoded by the coding sequence ATGGGAATCAAAACCAAACTGCTGGGCGCCTCACTGGCGGCGGCCCTGCTGGCGCTGGCCGGCTGCTCGACCCCGACCGTGGTGACGCTGCAGAACGGCACCCAGTACCTGACCAAGGACATGCCGGAGACCAAGACCAAGGACGGTTTCTATGAGTTCGAGGACATTTCCGGCGCCAAGATCAAAGTGCGCGGCGATGAAGTGGCCACCGTGCGCAAGCAGGACTGA